A region of the Stegostoma tigrinum isolate sSteTig4 chromosome 5, sSteTig4.hap1, whole genome shotgun sequence genome:
TTCTTTCATAAGCAGAGAAAGAATAGGGCGCATTAGGGACCAAACAGGAATTCTGCACATGGACCTGGAGGTTATTGGTAGGGTGTAAAATGAGGACTTCAAATCTGTCTTCACTCAGTCAGAGGATGTAAGTGCAAAATTCAGAAAGAGGGGCAGTCAGACTCTTCAACAGTTTGACCATCAGTAGTGAGAAGGTATCTTGAGGTTTCCACAGgcttaaaagtgaacaaattccCAGGGTCTGCATGAGTTCTATCCCAGGCTGCTTTGGAAaatgagggaggaaattacaggagCTCAGACCCAAATGTTTCATTCCTCTCTGGCCGCAGGGAAGGTACCAGAAGGCCAGAGCTAATGAGGTTCCACTGTTCAAGAACGAgataaaccagggaactataggtcAGTATGTCTCACATCAGCGGTAGGGAAACCAttagagaaaattctgaaaaGGAGAATTAATCTCCACCTGGAGACACAGTTTAATCAGGGATATCCAGCATAGATTTGTCAGAGTGAGTTCGTGCCAAACAAATACAATAGTATTTCATTAGagaggaggttaagaggtgacttaatagagacatacaaaatgatcaaaggattagatagggtggacagtgagagcctttttccttggatggtgatggttagcatgaggagacataggtttaaattgaggggtgatggatataggacagatgtcagaggtagattctttactcagagtagtaaaggcatggaataccctgcctgcaacagtagtagacttgacAACTTTCAGggtatttaaatggtcgttggataaacatggatgataatggaatagtgtaggttagatgggcttcagattggtttcatgggttggcgcaacatcgagggctgaaggggctgtactgcactgtagtgttctatgttctaattttacAAGGTCAGCAGGTGCATTGATGAGGGTAGTACGGTTGATGTTACTTATATGGATTTTGAAGGCAGGTGCACTGCCTTTATTAGCATAGGTAGTATTAGTGTAGTTTTGGCGACAAAGTCAATGGAGTGAAGTGCCTCTTCTTTGCCCTATGCTTGTGCGGCTGCATATAATGTATTATTAAATTTCTGATAACcatgtttgtgttttgtttctttaaagCACAACATTAGTAGTGGTCTTTCATAGGGGTTTGGGTGCCTGAGAGATTATGAAAAGAATTAGGGAATGGAGTTTCATATGATGATTGTTAACAGTCAACTTGTTTAGATGGCATTGGAAATTAGCACAATATATTTGCGAGAGGTCTTGAGTAATGTGACGTTGCTGTCCTTTCGACCCATTCAGCAATCAAACACTAAGACCTCAATGCAGAATCATGACATAGCAGCAATGTTGAGAACAGAGTTACAACgtagagttacagcatttaagaCTGTCAGACAGAACCTTAAGAAGGCCCTAAACACAGTCCTTTACTAAAGGGGgcaaggcattctgacaagtgCAATACATTGTTTACAGGTAGCAGTTCTGCCAAGACGATTACAGTAAATTGCAAATAAAAGACAGTAAAAAACATTTCACAGATTAGAATTACTGTCAAAGCCACTGTTATGCAGGTACATGTGGCAAGCTGTTTACACATAGACCCTTCCAAAACAacaatgaaacaaatgaaaaataaaactgatgTTAACAAAGGAAAGGTTGACAAGGATGCCAGAGTCCTTGCTCTGTTCCTTTAACCCAAAAGTGCAATGGGATCTTTAACATCTACCTAAGCAGCCTCAATTTAATGGCTCATCCAAAGACAGTACCTCTGACAGCACGGCACCCCCTCAACACTGACACTTAAACACTAATGCTGAATGGTAGAAATTTGGTTGAATATTCATAACCTGGGAAGTTACAGCTTCTGCCCTTCTAGACCTGCAATGTGTCGGGGGAGCACTGTGCATAGCACTCATGTGGAAACAATGGAAGTCATCTGAAATGATGAATAACATTAACATAAACATAACCAAACAGTAGGAGAAGCTCCCAACAGTAAACCAGCACCAAAAGACTGACAATGGGAAACAAagtataaatcaaatcaaacagtgaatcacatcctcaaaaaaataaCTTTGGGAGGGAAAAGACAAAGAGAAAACACAAAGCTGATAAACAGTCTTTAGACTTCTCCTTCCTTCAACCATCTCCCTATCACCCTGAAGGGAACATGTGCATTCAAGTTCCAATAGCCTTGTAAGGACTATGTAATGAGTCTGACAGATCCAGGAGCTTAGTGAAGTTCTTAACATTTACATGAGAGATTAGAGATGGTTAAGTGTTGAACAGGACATTAGCACAGTCAATACTGTCCTAAATGAATGTCTGTGCACATGAATGAGGTCAGCTGACGGCACAATATATTATCAGAATGATCAGGAATGAGAATCCTGTTTGATTCTCAGTTCCCTTTCCTGGGAAGTCAACATCAGTCACAGTATCTCATACATAGCCAGGACTCAACGCTTGGTCCTTCCTCACAGCAGGCAAGAGCAACAGGAATCAGCTGCTGTCCCTCGAACTAGTGAACAGGAAACGGGATAAAACTAAATGTGCCCTCACATTCTCAAAATGGACGTAGCAGTGCTGAATGGAGTCTCATCCTGGGGCTCATCCACTCCCGCAAGCCTTTCTTTCCCCACTTTCTTTTTACTTCTGctcttttcctttcatttttaatgaatacttttgaGGAGGGTTAATTGGTAAAATTGACATGGCAGCTACAGCAGGCCGTCTACGGAATGGCAGCTCCTCCTGATGGTGGCAAACATGGCTCCTCATGGTGAtcggtggcagcagcagcaggcatTTCAAGATGGTGGCGCTGGCAAGGCGACACagtgtcatagagtaatacagcatagaaagaggcccttcagcccaaattggtccatgctgaccatggtgcccgcTCAGCTTgttccaactgcctgcatttggtccatatccctccaaacccttcctatccatgtactatccaaaatgatttttaaacgttgctattgtacctgcctcaaccactttccctggcagcctattccacatgcacaccactctctgtctggagaagttgcccttcaggtgcttcttacatctttctcctctcaccttaaatctatgctctctagttttcaattccccatccctgggaaaaaaaaccttatgTATTCAtcttatgcccctcatgattttatacatctcaataagaTCACTCATTCTCCCtagttccaaggaataaaatcctatcctggccaacctctccctgtaattcAGGCCcactaatcctggcaacatcctcataaatcttctttgcgcactttccagtttaattatgtctttcctgtaacaggttgatcataactgtacacaatactccaggtccagcctcaccaatgacttatacaaccgTAACAatatcccaaatcctatactcaatgcctcaaccagtgaaggccagcatgttagatgccttcttcaccaccctgtctacctctgacatcacttTTAATAAACTATGTATTTGTAGTCCTAAAACCCTCTGTTCCACTATACTCCTTGGGattttaccatttactgtacaagtcttagcttggtttgactttccaaagtgcaacacctcacccTTATCCATATTAAATTGCATTTCCCATACCTCAGCCCAcgtccccatctgatcaagatccctctgtaatttttgatatcTCAGAGGAGAGTGGCCACAGTTGGACTCTTGGCGAGATGGGAACAGAGGCCTGATCTGGCTGGGAGGCAGGGACTCTTGGTCGCTGTAGGCAGGGTCTCCTGGCTGTGGGGCGAGTGTGGGTTCAACACAGGACATGACATCAGCATTGGCAAGGCAGGCCCGGCGATGAAGAGATGACACCTAAAAAGTGGTGACTCCTACACTGGTGGGTCCAATGCTGACAGTGGCAGAGGAGTGTCAATGCAGGTGTCAGgattattcttaaactattcaaaaggCACCAGATTGTGGAGAATGTTGAAGCTTTTCGCTGCATTTTACTGtaattattcactgtaaaatgcaagtgacaataagtAAACCATTCACTAAATTATCCATTAAAAGGCATTTCTTATCAGAGCAGGGATGACCCTTCTTGGAGTTCAGAGGAACCATTCCCGCACAGCTGAGTGAGACACAAGCTCTCACCATATGTGGAAGGGTTTCAAAAGCAGTGCAGGCAGAGGGGAGTGAAAGTACTCTTCTGGTAGCCTGAGCCAGGTGACTAAAACTAAACAAACTGGCAACACTGCCTGAAAAGTCAGAAACTAGAAACCATGCATGGTGCAGACTGTTTTACAAGATAGGACAAGGACGGAAGCTTTAGgaatacaaaaaaaagcaaagaattgcagatgatggaaatctgacattaaaacagaatgctggagaaactcagcaggtctggtgacatttgtggagagaggaaaacagtgaatgttttgaatccaatgagacttcttcagaactacagGAGCTTTATGTTCCTGGGCTAGAAGATCTGGTTTCACGTCACTATATTCTATGTATCCCACCATATAGGGAGTGCTCAGCACTAACAAGGGTGATTGATACAGGAAAGTGATCCAATCACTAGTGCTAATGGTCCTCATTCCACTGAAAGCTCAGAACTCTCCTTAAGGAAATCAAATGGATGGGTAGCATCTGCAACTAAACACTGTACAGTATACAGAGTATGCTGGAGGTCTGCATGTgctgaatcataaaatccctacagtatggaagcaggctatttggccaacTGAGTCAatgtccctccaaagagcatcccacccagacaccatccacccctccccccattctattcctgtaaccctgcgtttctgatggttaattcacctagcctgcacatctttggactgtgggacgatacgagaatacctggaggaaacccacacagacagtcgccgaggGTTGGAGTCAAACCCAAGTCACTGGTGgtgtgcagcagcagtgctaagcactgagatCGTCATATCAAATGATCTCATCCTGTCAGGTGCTCTTGTTAAAGCTCTTATGGAATGTAAAATAATGGCTGATCTACGCTGAAGATCAGACAGATCTGTCAAGTTGCcttacaaaatctcccctccatttATCATTGCACTTTTTCTTGAGGATTCTTTTGCTCATCAAAATGAGAATCCCTAGCACTAGAGAAAGCAGCAGCTCCTGTCCAATTCTGAACTGTTCAGATGCTGAGAAGAGTAATAAGAAAAGGCCATGATGCAGCACCACAGGGAGTCTGaagatattatttttaaaaaattgaagatGCAGATACGGCTGAATTTGGGCTATGGAAATCTGCACATGGAGAAATAAGGAAAAAACTGAAAGCAGCAGCCAATTCCTTGCTGGATTATAACTGTCCAAAATTCCAAATCTTTATGATCAGCAGCGATTTTCAAGCTAGGAAGCTatcccaccattcaataggatcatggctgatcattaagGCGTGATGAAATCCTCTAgttatatgttttttttaaaatgatcaagCCAGCACTGAATGACAGGCAACATCTATGCAACAGGCAATTTGGTGACAACATCTAAATCTGCGTAGCAATGGGGAAAGGCCATTGAAAAACCTTGAAATCTATTTCTATTCAGAATTCAATGTTGCCATCGAGCAACCTTTGGGAATGCCTGTCCAAAAATGATACCAATCTCAGATTACTCATTTGCACagtataaaaacaaaactgacatAACTAGAGGGCAACTGCATAAACTTTAACAAATTTTGCTCAAAATCTGTTGATCTGAGGCTTGAAGTTATGAATTGATCACTAGCCTCGATTGTTTGCTTTACTGTGGACGGGTGGGGGTGTTGGGAAGAGTACCAGATGACCACTACCTTTACATGAAGAATAGATTTGAATGGAGATTCTCAAGATGAAATGCCTCCCTCTACCAGGTCTACAGCCAACAGTACCTCATGTCACATCAAATATTGTAGATGATTAAGTCCCAAAATACTCCTTGTTACAAAATCAAGTCTAAGTGCTGTTGGCTTGCTCTTGCTCGAACATGGCCAAAGCCAGCTGGGAACGTGATGCCAGTCCTTCCAGGTTGCTGAGCACACAGCGGTGGTAGACCTCCTCGCTCAGTCGGGGGTTGCATGTGCGGTGGGTGTACTTCTGCACCAAGCCTGGTTCCACAGGCCGAAAGACATGCAGGTTCGAATACTTGATGAACACGTCATACACCTCCATACTTTCGAGCATTTCGTCATTGTCCAGGATGTCAGCAGCCATCTTGGTACGGGCTGCCATGTAGTCAGAATTGAAAAAGCAAGACTCACTAAAAACACGGCGGTCAAAATGGCCATCCTTCAGGAACTCAGCAGAGGAGGGGGTCTGCTGCTCCCGATAGATGACAGCAGGATTATACTCTTGGAAGTGGATAGGAAAGAAGACCTGCCAATTGTTTATGGTGTTCATGCGGCAGCGGTTGAGAAACTCACCATTGATCTCAGTCCAGACGCTGGCGATGAAGAACAAAGTGTCCACAGGGTGCTTCTTGGAGATGATGTCCATGATCTTCACCTGGGAAGGAATATCTGTCTTGACACTAATCCATGGGATTTTCACATCAGAGTAACGCTTTTCAATCTCAGCTATGGCTGACTTCACCCCCGCAAACACATCATTCTGGCTGACGCGCTGGGCATCAAAGGGGTCATAGATGAAGAGGAAAGTCAGCAACATGTTGTCATGCATATCAAGGGCATTCATGGAGTAGGTGTCCAGGAAATTGCCCACATAGCCCTCCTCATGTATGGTGAGGGGCAGGATGACTTGAACACGGGTGGCCTCGGTCACATATGGCATGGGGATGATCTCCACATTGCTGAGTGGCCTCAGCAGACTGACCCGCTTGGCAATGGTCCGGCTGTAACCTTTCTGGGTGTGGGCTTCCAGCAGAAGGTCTAGTGTATACTCCATTCCCCGAGTCGGGTCAAAACGCCGGTAGCCATTGAGAAGCTGCCTCTTGCGGAAGCGCAACAGGGGCTGGTACTTCTCGTTCAGCTGCTGAACTGCAGTCTCAATGATGTCACTAATGTCTGCCTTGTTGATGCCTCGGAGCTCACACTTTGGAGAGCCTTCGATACACGAGTAAATCTGCTCCTCTGTGAAATATTCCCAGTTGATAACCTCGAAGCGGGTTTTAGGTTTGAACGGTGGGTTGATGCCAATTGGCCAGGAGGCTCCAGCCTCGCCTTCTGGTGTCAATATACTGAGGTTCTTTATCTCCACCTGCAAAATACAGAGTGCTTAGCACAGGGCACAGAAAGAGCGTGAGCGCGAGAGATTAGCACAGAGCACAGACAGAATAAGTGCAGAGACAGAAAGACTGGCAAAGAGTGTGACAGCaaggaggagagattgattacCACTGAGAACACAGGCAGAGAGGTCAGCAAAGTGTGGACAGGGAGAAATGGGAGAGATTGCGTACACTCAAGACAGTTAGCGTACAAGAAAGAGACAGCGTGAGAAGTTCTGAGGATTTTCCATCATTGAGAAACCCAAATGGACGAAGGGGTTGCTGGGAATGACATTAAAGAAGACTGAATAAAACAGGACACAAGTGCCAAATCAGGAAGTAGTGATGCAATTTTAGGATACTGTTATTGTATCTTTCTTTCTTGGAGAAGCATGCAGTGGAGCTGGAAGTATTGACAAGCTGAATAATAGCtcaaaatgtcaacatttttgTTCACCTTGTACATGCACCTATTTCTTTTGGAGAACACAAAGAAATGGAAGGTTCTATGATGGTTTATACAGGGAGCAGTGTTTCCATTCACAGCTGAGTCAGTGACCAGAGCACACAGATTTAAGGTCATTGGTGGAAAATTGTAACGCAGGGAAAATCAATTCCTTTTAATGCAGCAAGTTGTGGAGATCTCAAACAAACTGCCTAAAAGGGCAGTGGCAAAAAAATTCAACCGGAACTTTCAGAAGGAAACGGGATAAATACTTCAAAAGGAGAAATTTGCAACAAAGGGGAGTGAGGTTAATTGTTAAATCTTTCAAAACAGCATGATGATTAAAGCAATGATGGTCTTTACAGAACTGTAGCTAGGAATTAAAGACAAAAGATAAGGCCTAACAGTGAATTTTGTGGTAAAACAGTTGGAATCTACAGACTCTAATTCTTAAAGCCCCAATAAACATTCCTTAAATTCTGTAAGAAAATCAGAATTAGTTTATGTActggagatgaagggcttgtcatatgaggagcagttgaggacgcTGGGTCTCTATTCAGTattgtttagaaggatgaggggaatctgattaaacttacagaatactgaggggtctggacagactGTACATACAGATGATAttttcactagtaggagagactaggacctgagggcacagtcttAGTGTGAAGGGATGATGTTTTAGAACCGAGATGTGGAGGacgttcttcagccagagagcagcAAATGTGTGTGCTGCAAGAGAATGTAGAGGGCTGAGAATGTGGAGGGCTAAGTCTGTGAGtgcatttaagatggagatagttAGTTTAAGggtaaaaagcaggagaatggagttgagagaCCTATCAATCAGTCACAATTGTATGTCAGAGCAGATCCGAtgcgccaaatggcctaattctgctcctatatcttaccaTCTCATTAATGTCTCCTTTCAACCCAACATTACCTGTAGCTCTTCGATTTCCCGGTATGTCTTCTCCAGCTCAATTTCACTGAAGCGGCGATGAAGACGGTACATTAGTGTAGGGTCTGGCACAAGATgaacagtgaaagcctttttgaATTCTGTACTGTCTTCTTTATCTGGATCTGTGTTCTTGCCTAGTTGGAAGGAGTGGTAACGTACATCCTGAAACAAGTGCATCAGGTGACAGACATCAGGGTAAGGGAATAGCATCAGCAAACAATCCCACGCCACAAGTAAAGTTCCCTCAACTCTACTACATCACAGCACTGAATGCAGCAGTGCGACTCTTCCAAATCTCATTAGCAGctgtttttcaatttttttcctctttattcattcataggatgatgGCAttgccagccaagcagcatttattgcccatccctaattgcccagaaagcaattaagtgtcaaccatactgctgtaggtctggagtcacacataggccagcccaggtaaggatggccatttccttccctaaaggacattagtgaaccggatgggtttttctgacaattgacaacagattcatggtcattattaggctcctaattccagatatttttattgaatctgattcccaccttctgccatggtgggatttgaacacaggtccccagacaTTAACTGGGTCTATCGGTTGACAGttcagtggtaataccactaggccatcatctcccagtTAGATAACCACCACAGTGACAATTGGAACCAAATTAGAGGCAGTTTTACACCATGAGTCCACAACCAAATAAATTCAGACTGTCCATATCACAAGGTATAGTCACAGCCTGACCAGAGAGGATTGACATCTGCAAATGCACTGCTGTAACTCACTAAGGTTCcctttgacaacaccttctaaaccagCAAATTCTACCCCTTAGAAGgagggcagcagatccatggaaacagcaccacctgcacattcccttccaagccacacaccacagagttagaaatatatcaccattcacttagtgttgctgggtcaaaaatcctggtaCTCCCTTCCTATCAGTGCAATACATTTTCCGAAATTGCCAGGTCTGTGGCAGTTCAGGAAGGTAGATTACCACCTCGTTTGAGGGAATTAGTGCTGGAAATGCTGGTCTAGACAGTGACACATAGACCATGAAATAATTAACTTCCACTGTAGGTCTGGATCTTAACTGAAAACTAGTTCAGGAAATCAGGTTATGTTAGACTTTATATTGTGAAATGTGACAGGGTTAATTAATGACTTCTGAGCTAAAGCATCCTTAGGTAGCAGCTGCCGTCATGAAATTAAATTTCTcatccagtttgaaagggagaaaactgggtCTAAGATTAGTGATTAAACCTAAATAAGGGCAACTGTGTTAAGTGAACTGACATACCAGGCTAGGAATAGATCAAGAGACACAGTGGATGTCAGAATACTCAGAATAAGCATATTCCCACTAGAAAGAAAAATTCTATAAAGGGTAGATCCACTATCTATGGCTAACTAAAACTAAGGAGTGCATAAACTTGAGGAAAAAGGATataactgcaaaaaaaaagaggGAGGCCAGATGTTAGGTCAGATTATAAAAGACGTCAGAGAATGGTTAGAAGATTAATCAGAAGGGATAAATTTAGAATATGAGGGGAAGCTACTTgggaatttaaaaataatagcaaaagtttctatttACCTCTATAAGATATTTAAAAGTGAAAAATAAGTATAAAGTGAGTTATGATCCTCTAGAAAGCGAGAATGCAAAGTTAATAGTAGGCTATAAAGAAATGGTGGATGAAATGAACAATTATTTTGCTTGTCGTTACcagaggattaaaaaaaaattccagcaataGCTTTAAGGCAAGGGATGGGACAGGCACTGAACTGCAGATTTGCGAAAGATTCCATCAAATTGGAAAGTACCTTCACTACAAGGAGCTCATTATTTCTGATGATAGACTCCCACAAGTGGTTCAGAACATATTATcagagagtcatggagtcatacacagtacagaaacagacactgcggtgcaaccagtccatgccaaacctaatcccaaactaaattagtcccacctgactctcctggcccatatgcctccaaatcgttcctattcatatatccaatCTTCTAAATgtagtaactgtacctgcatccaccacttcatcatgaagttcattccacacgtgaacctgCCTCTGTGTAAAAGGTTTGCCTCGTGTCTTtttcctctgaccttaaaaatgtgccccctagtcttgaaattccccatcttagggaagaGGAATAAGTCagcaaaaaaaacccagaaattcaGATTGGAAAAGGAATTTAAAAACATGTCCAAGCTAAGATAAAGTGGAAAGGAAAtttcaagaaaaagaaagacttgcaatGACATAACACCTTTAtgaacatttatataaatgatttggatgcgaacatAGGAGTTAtgtttagtatgtttgcagatgacggAAAAATTGTACGTGGAGTGGACAGCGAAGACGGTTACCTCAGTGTGTAAactgatcttgatcagatgggccaatgggctgaggtgtggcagatggagtttaatttagatgaatgtgaggtgctgcattttggaaaggcaaatcaaaaaaggacttatacacttaatgatagggtcctggggagAGTTGTTAACAAACAGGCCTTGgagcacaggttcatagttcattggaAGGGGAGTCCAGGTCAACTGGATAATGAAGAAGgggtttggtatgcttgcttttattggtcagtgtattgagtacaagagttgggaggtcatgttgcggctgtaccagacattgtttaggccacttttggaataatacatgaaattctggtctccctgcaataggaggGATGCtcgaaaggattcagaaaagatttacaagggtattgccagagttggagggtatgagctatagggagaggctgactaagctggggctattttccctgcagcatcagaggttgaggggtgacattatagaggtttataaaatcagaagtggcgtggatagggtgaatagccaaggtcttttccctggggtgggtgagtcccaaattagacggcataggtttaaggtgagaggggaaagatttaaaagggacctgaggggcaatttttgcatgcagatggtggtgcgggtatgaaatgagctgccagaggaaatgttggaagCTGGAACAATATTTAATGGGTATCAGGATgtatatatgaataggcagggtttaagagggatattggGCCAAATAGggctagactaatttaggatagtaaagtgtgaagctggatgaacacagcaggccaagcagcatctcaggagcacaaaagctgacgttttgggcctagacccttcatcagagagcctgaggtgctcctgagatgctgcttggcctgctgtgttcatccagcttcacactttattatcttggattctctagcatctgtagttcccattatctctagactaatttaggatatctattccagggacatggatagagcagagtcaggaatggatgttgcaggttccagggtttagatcttttgttaaggtcagggaaggtggtaaaagagggggaggtgtggctttgttggtcaaggacgtataacggtggctgaaagaacctttgatgaggactcgtctaccgaggtggtatgggctgaggttgctgaggaaggtttgtcgactgagtcagtatgggtggaagttaggaacagcaagggagcagtcacctcactgggggttttctacagacccccaaatagcagtagggagatcgaagaactcataggtcggcagattgttgagaagtgcaaacgtagcagggttgttatgggtgacttcaactttcccaatattgattggaacct
Encoded here:
- the LOC125451686 gene encoding chondroitin sulfate glucuronyltransferase, encoding MRFTSLLLFFRPALPLILGLSLGCSLSLLRVSWIQGDGQESCMDAGDSRGLPHDTSHLEPRLENGEFSDNKEYEPRIVPYYRDPNKPHKKVLRTRYIHTELGIRDRLFVGVLTSKATLNTLAVSVNRTVGHHFNRLIYFTGFRNTKIPHGMQIVSHGDDRPVWLMYRTIQYMYEHFGNEFDWFYLVQDNTYTEAERIKSLVSHLSIKDLYLGRAEEFIGGDLDSRYCHGGYGYVLSRSILIKLQQYLDSCRNDILSVRPDEWLGRCIIDFIGISCVDKHKDVRYHSFQLGKNTDPDKEDSTEFKKAFTVHLVPDPTLMYRLHRRFSEIELEKTYREIEELQVEIKNLSILTPEGEAGASWPIGINPPFKPKTRFEVINWEYFTEEQIYSCIEGSPKCELRGINKADISDIIETAVQQLNEKYQPLLRFRKRQLLNGYRRFDPTRGMEYTLDLLLEAHTQKGYSRTIAKRVSLLRPLSNVEIIPMPYVTEATRVQVILPLTIHEEGYVGNFLDTYSMNALDMHDNMLLTFLFIYDPFDAQRVSQNDVFAGVKSAIAEIEKRYSDVKIPWISVKTDIPSQVKIMDIISKKHPVDTLFFIASVWTEINGEFLNRCRMNTINNWQVFFPIHFQEYNPAVIYREQQTPSSAEFLKDGHFDRRVFSESCFFNSDYMAARTKMAADILDNDEMLESMEVYDVFIKYSNLHVFRPVEPGLVQKYTHRTCNPRLSEEVYHRCVLSNLEGLASRSQLALAMFEQEQANST